The segment GAATCTAGCGCGTCTGCCGATTCCGCCACATCCGCAAGGAATGTTAGGAATTTGGAGGCGGCACCCGGATTCGAACCGGGGGTAAAGGATTTGCAGTCCTCTGCCTTACCACTTGGCTATGCCGCCGTAATGAATGACCGTACGCTCATTATTCAATACTAAAGGTGAAAGGGGTGAAACGATTATGATCACTTTATCATCCACTTTGGAAAACCGGAAAGGATCCTTTATTGAATTCGACCGCTTATTTAACGAGGAAGGATTCAATTTAGGTGGTGGATACGAATATGATCATGGTTACTATGATAAAGCCTTGGATTGGGAAGAAAACAAGGAACATCGTGTATACTTGCGAATTCCCGTTACAGCCATCGATGGCAGTATTGGAACACGCAGGGCAACACTTCACATCGGAAAGCCATTTGTCCTGAAGCATCAATTCCGGACAGGCAACGAACCTGAAGTGAATACAGGACTCATCTCCGGCAGCTTTAATCAATTTACCGAACCTGCCGATAAAGATGCTGAGGTTGAAAACAAATGGATTAATCGAGCGCGTGAAACACTGAAAAAGATAGAGAAGCGTTTCGATCAATCCTAAAGGTTAAAATGGCAGGGGCGGCAGGAATCGAACCCGCATTTGAGGTTTTGGAGACCTCTGTTCTGCCATTGAACTACGCCCCTGTATGAAGACTGGTGCCGGCGAGAGGACTTGAACCCCCAACCTACTGATTACAAGTCAGTTGCTCTACCAGTTGAGCTACACCGGCAAAAATGGTGGCTCGGGACGGAATCGAACCGCCGACACGAGGATTTTCAGTCCTCTGCTCTACCGACTGAGCTACCGAGCCATATTGTTCTTTTTAACATTTGTCATTCAGTAATGGCGGAGAGGGAGGGATTCGAACCCTCGAGACGGAGATTACCGCCTACACGATTTCCAATCGTGCTCCTTCGGCCAACTCGGACACCTCTCCAAGACAATTCATTTTTCGAAGCTGACAAAGATAATTATATGATGATTGATGATTAATGTCAAGTACTTTTTTTGTTAATGAGTTAGATTGCAATCCACTGCCTGGAGGGTTATCATATACTCGTATAGGTATATAGAAGGGAGGTTGAATGATGCAAATACAAGTTACTGCTGCAGCGGAAGAAAAGTTAAACACCATTATTCAATCCCAGGATGCTTCCGTAGACCAGGTTTACATTCGCTTGTATTATGATGGAATTGGCTGAGGCGGTCCCCGTTACGGCATGGCTCTGGAAGAGTCATCTCAGACAGGTGATACGATTGTCAAAACCAATTCCCTCCGATTCTTGGTCGCAGAACGGGATCAAAGGGCCGTGGATGGTGTACGAATCGAT is part of the Kroppenstedtia pulmonis genome and harbors:
- a CDS encoding YugN family protein, with the protein product MITLSSTLENRKGSFIEFDRLFNEEGFNLGGGYEYDHGYYDKALDWEENKEHRVYLRIPVTAIDGSIGTRRATLHIGKPFVLKHQFRTGNEPEVNTGLISGSFNQFTEPADKDAEVENKWINRARETLKKIEKRFDQS